Genomic segment of Candoia aspera isolate rCanAsp1 chromosome 2, rCanAsp1.hap2, whole genome shotgun sequence:
GCCGCGCTGCGCAATGTAGCGACCTTTGGTCGAGGTCTGTTTCGAGCGCCCTTCCCATGTATCGGATCGCCCGAAGGAACGGAAGTTTCTACTGTTCCCCGAACTGCCATTACTATAATGGGTCCTGTAATAGTATTGATGGCTTAGACGGGCTTAGAggataagaacataagaacataagcagtatCCTGCTGGATCGGAACCCTGGCCCATCTAGGCCAACAGTCTCTTCTTACGGTGGCCAATCAACTGCATAAGGAAgtccactagtctcccagcagatggccttctgaggcagtcacactgccatcaaggctgaaAGCTTGCCGTGGAAAACTGGTGGTCCTTGTGTAGCTTGCTGTGGAAATCTTCCTGGAAGTCCTGGTGTAGGAAAACCTATAAATTAATCTCATGAAGGAGTCCTTTATTTTAAAGCTCTTCAGTAGGAAGCTCATTTAAATGGAGTGATTGTTTACAGTAATCAGCATCTATCAAATCCAAATGAGAACTACTTCAAATGCTAATTAATTCTACTGCCTTTACTATTTCAATAGTCCATAAAGTATTTTTTTGCTTGTAAGAACTATGAAGTGGAGTTTCTGTTTATGGAAACTTTCAGCAGATTAAGTTAAATTAGTCTTAAGGATCAAGAATGCTGTAGTGGAGGCTTAAAAATATTATCCTTCATCTACCTGAAGAATAGCTATGCTAGCCTCTTACAGCTTAATTAGTGCAGTTGAGCTGCCATAATCAGCTATACGAATCACTGATAAGTTAGGATTTTAACTTTGGTTCTTTATATAACCCACAGGAGCCTGGTTCATATATAACATTAAGCTATAATGGACTGGTTCAGATACTGTAAATCAACAATAAACCACAATTCTGTTACTGGTGAACCATTCTATGAATTTACTGTATTTGTCATATGCTTTAATGATATACTGGATTAATACAGCTTTTTCCTCTGAGAAATCATGTTCCTCAGCATTGCCCATCAAGTAATGGACAACATGAAGGTAGAACTAATATGGCTGACTGCATAATTGTGACATTAGTTTCAGAGCAAATATTCTGTCAATTGGCCCTAAATGAAACTGGTGAAGAGGTTCTGCTTAACAAATCTTTACTGAAATTAAAGTACACATAAAGCAGTAATACAGTTGGActtgttcactgaaaatattGTATAGCAGTTTCCCCTTTGCATGTCCAAATCCATTATCAATGTGAATTCTTTGTTCACATTAAGATAAATAATGATTTTCCTAGTGTCCTCACAGAACAATATCTTCATTTCTTAAGCAGTCAAAAAAGCCTTGACCTGTGAAAACAAAGATACTGGATCCAAGATGTTGAGCTTATTAATGGGAATAGTAAAGTTAGAACTGGGTGTGTGTGTACTCTTTAACCAGTTGAAGATTAGTTTGGCTATTTGCCAGATGAGTGAGTCTATCCAAAGAATGTCCCCTGTCCTCATTAATATGTAAACTGGTGCTCATACATTTTAGtaaaaatgcttctgttttgtttttgtgctacACCTACAAGAGAAATGGAAACTAGTATTCTTCAGTTTCATACACCTACAAGAGAAATGGAAACTAGTGTTCTTCATTAAAATACTGATTCAAGGGAATCAATATTTTAGTATATTGATTCCCTTGTGTGTTTGCAATAAAAGCTTAAGTTTGTTAACACATCTCTGTATATGTAAAAACTTATAGGAGAGATACAATGAGTTGGCAGACTGGTTCCCTTCAGACACTTTGGACCTATAAGAATTAGCCAACACTGTAAATTGCATGGAATTCATAGGCATTGGCCTCCAAAACATCTGCTTATTGTTGGTCAAGAAcatagatatttatttaaaagtttccaTTAAGTGGAAGTGGTTGGAACTGTACTGATAAGAAAATTTGGAATATGATTAGAATATGGAGCAGATTATAAACAGAATAATCTGTTAAACATAATAGTGCCTTTAAAATGAAAAGGATAGTGTGCCTTAAGAGATCTGGAGTTTCTCTAGCTCCAAAATGTAAAGTGATTTAATACAGTGATTTGTATATCATGCTGCTCCAAAATGAGGTATATTTTAACAGCATGATATATAAATCCATCCCAAGAATAGATACATAATACAAAATTACGAAACAAGTCCCTAGTAGTTAAGTCTAAAAATGAAAGAGTAAATTGAGAAATAATATTTACTTGTTCTAGTAAGCTTGTTCTGTTTCATCATTTCTGAAATCTTCATTAACATCTAAAACCAAAATGGGTATGTCTTTCAGGTTATCAGAATTCATTCTGCAAAAGAGAATTAAGTTGTACTTCACTTGGAGATACAATTAATTTTGTTCAATAGTAATTAGGATTGCACTGTCTTTGATGAGTATGTTAgtgcatttttcatttcttgagTGCAGTAGCACTTCTGTCAGTTTCATAATATTGGAAACTTGCTCAGAATTTTTTAAGTGAAAGGTCTTACTACGTATTATTCACattctttataaatatttatgGAATTCGTAGTTTGCAAAAACTTACATTCCAAAAATTAGGGGATATAAATATTTCTTCtgtatgcatttttctttttctcttaaaacTATCATAGCCTTGAAGAGTTTTGCATACGCTGAACTCTGAAGCTTGATTAAAATTCAACCAGAAGTTGCTAAGATCTGCTGTTGTAAACAACTGCATCTGTTCTTGAATCTCTTAAAGATGCATGAGTATGTAAGCATTTATGGCACTGTAGTATAACATTTATATTCCTTAGAAAGTGGCATTAAGGAGATCTAAGCTGAACACACAATATTCAAGTAGGTGATTGCATTCTTCtcttaagaattaaaaaaagtcTAAGCAAGACATACATACTTCATTGTCCTCTCACAAAGCCAGATTTTATGTTTATAGTGAAGGTTTTCCAGATACTCCAACTGAATTCCTTGTTCTTCTCTCCCTCTGATGTAACCTCTCCATGcacttctgtattttaaaaatacaaatagaacAGAAAATAGACTAAATGGCTGTTTTGCAAAGTGCTTTCAAGTGCACCTAATTAGTTTCTCTACATTTTACATCTTTCTACCTATGTAGAGCCTAATATAAAGCATGTACGTTTGAAAATAGGCCCCAATTAAATTCTGGGTGAATTTGCTTAAATGTAGATTTAGGACTGCAgccttaatatttaattaatcagACTGATCAGTGAATGGATTGCAGATTCTTGGCATTTAATGTATCTACTAAAGATAATATGAGTATCAAATGAGGCTAAGTCCTGAAATTTCCATTTTaatagcaatattttattttaatggttaACATCAACGTCAGAATCTTTTAACAGTTGAGTCTCCATTGTTGTTTCCTGGCAACAGTGTATGCTGATGTGGAATCTTTACATCAGAATGATCAAAAGACTTGAGGTCTAGGTTTAGACTTGTCAGGACTTCAATTGCTCTAAGTAAGTAGTAATCAATTTTGTTCATGAATCCCTAAAATTAAGATATCACTATAAGCATGTATCAATTGAGTTAAGAAAATGTGTTCCTTGGCAAGGTGATTTACTGATAGGTCATTTGGGACTCTGTATGAAGGTCAAAAACCTTAGATACAGTCTCAAATCCATACAGGTTAtcaccaaattataatttaatgtggTAGAAAGGGGAAACAATTACTTGACTAGGAAgtagcaaatatattttaaattacatttttatcctgccccCACCCTATAAATAACAAGTGACTGTTCCTTAAACCAGAAGATGGTTATAATCTATATACAGTACAGGGGGATACAGTGCATGGTGAAATCAAAACTTGCTCAATGATTTTGTCTTGTGGTTAATCCAGTTTGGGAAGTGGCTGCATCTAGATACAGAGAATAATATATGCTCCTAACTTTATGCCTGAATGGGACCTCTTCCAGTGTATTTATTCTATTCTGTATATAACTTTGAAAGATCCATCTTTAAGAGTTATGGGGAGGAGGTTTGAAAATTTTAGTCTGCTTAAATTTTCAGTTGTCATCAGATTGTAGGCTAAATTATGGATGTAAGCTCATTTTGAGATCAGTATTATACTTAAAATCATAACCAGTTTGGGGTGGGCAGAAGGAAACATACCTCAGGAGTTGTGTGGAGGTAGATATCATCTTATTCTAGGTTGGACTCCAAACTGGTTCAACAGCTAGGCATGCCAATCCTGATAAATTGCTCACTCCGTTTCAGTGATGTCTCCTGATTCAAATGAGTTGGAAGCAAACACACCTACATTTATAATACAATAGATACaagtatatattatattaaagcaTACTTTTGAGATTTTTCCTATGTCAAGTAAATGATGCAGTAATTCTGCTCAAGATCATGCTTGCTGAACCCAATGTCTTCCAGATGGATTGGACTTCATCCCAGTATTATCTAGTAAAATTATTTCTGGCATAGGATTGACAGTTCCTCCTTTTAATTGAACTGtggataattttataattttgtttgcTGTTAATAAAAAGAAAGCAGGTATTCTTACCTGTCACTGTAGACTGATCTCTCAAAAAACTGCAGTGGGTGTTCTGCTTCATGTAATTTAGCAGAAACTGGTTTTAATTGTGCTTTGACTGAAGTGTAAATCTGAAATGTGTAAGCTCATCTTGTAGGCTTGTTGTACAACATCTGAAGTAGATTTCCCCCATTCTTCTGGGATGTTGAAAGCTCCTAATTAATATAAAAATCTGTCATAAACATCACTTTCAATTTTTTAAGGTGCTACCTAAGCACTCTAATTGTGCTTAGTGATTTTGTTTTATCTACAGAACTGGGCAATTCATGTATGTCAATGTCTAATCCTGAAATAATTCATGTTGGTTTGGATTTTAAGAACTGATCATCTGTCCCATTCCCTCACTGCAGTCAAAACTTACTTGATACTCATCTTCAGATGTTTGGATGTTGCACCACTCAGCAATTGGTCCAGGAATTATTTCCCACTCCTCACTATAATTTTTTAGTAAATAGACAAATGTACATTTCCTtgcagctgtgaaaaaaaaagttgacattTACATTTGGCTATAAAGGTGACAGGATCATCTGCTACATGactatcttttaaaaatctgactCTTGTAAATTTCTGAGATAGAAATTAAAATCAGCAATGAGGATTGGCAGTTTCCAAGAGGTTAATACTGTAATTGCATTGTAACTTGTGTGGAAGATAGGGTGGAAAACATGACAAGAAGGCAGTTTACTGATCCATTAGATTTTAAAAGTAATGCCTATCCTTGCAGTTGGTGAGGCAGGTGGCAAAAGTATGGGCAGTTATAAAAAAGTTTATAGCTATGTGCTTgaaaacttttccttttttttttttttattaagtaaaTTTGTGACCTGTtgattggaaataataaaaaactgGAAAGTCCACCAAATCAGAATGAGCTTAGCGCTTGCATGTTTCATTTTGGTCGTGGGAAAGCAGGGAAGAATTGTGATGCTCGGTCTTAACAGATCAATGAGTCTGGCGCTCaagaagaaatatttattaaGACCTCGTGCTGCATTATTATACGAAATCATTTACAGGATTAGCTAAATAGATGTGTTGCTCTTTGGCCTAGCTAATAGTAACCGGATGGCGCTAAGGTACTTACCGATATTCCCTTCAATTGAGACTTTTTTTCAAGCGTTTCTGAAAGTTGCAGTTCAGTGAGTTAGGATTGAGGCAGAGTCGTTTGGCAGGATGATACATAATCAGGTCTTTGTCTGCTGAGCGGAACCGCAATGAGTTTCTCCCgcgcagggccgcaactggggggggcaagcggggcatgtgccccgggcgccgcgctggggggcgccaaaatgggcgcgggaTCCATGCTTGCCCCGGATGACACAGacgctagttgcggccctgctcccgTGCCTTCACCTTCAAGAATCCCGCGTCTACTCGGCCAATGTATAACGGTGAGGCCAACCCCTCCTCTTTTGTCTCAGCTAACGAAGACACTGCCTTCTGTTCCCGCTTTCTGACGTCTACCCCTCACCGGATCTTAGATGCAGATTTGAGTAAATTTGAAGTCGCCGCCCATTTTCTCGAAGGCGCATTTGTATGGAGCcgccattttccccttctgtattGGTTTCCAGGACATTTTATCTAGAGGATAAAAAGTCAAATTAGTTTTGCATATACGGGTAAAAAAGTACTCTGCATTTTGAGCGCAGTGTTGGTGGTACCTGAAAGGTCTAAAATTTATTAGCGCATAAGCTTTCATGGTTCCGTTCGTGTGACTGATTGGCCTAAATGTGTTGAAACCTGCTTTAAACCTAGGGTATAATAGCTAGATGTAGCTGGGAGTAAAGATCGTGGATGTGGGTGTTTGTTGATTGAGCAGCGGAGAGTACAAAAGTGTGGCGTCTAAGCTTGAAACTCTGGTGGGCTTTGTCCTCAGAGCTGCGCGAATGTTTTCCCTGTTTGGCTGGCTCCACGCGCTGGGAACGATGATGATTGCAGGAGCGAATATGTGCTGTAATAATGTGAAGGAAACTGTAGCTTAAGTATGGGAAACTTTATTTCGAATTAAATTACATTCAGTAGGTCCTGCCTTAAGTAAAATGAAGTTCAGATTTGTAGGGTGGGGTGGTGCTTAAAgacggagggggagggaagaaaccGAATCTTCAGGACGCATGCGCACTGTGGGAGTCCATGTACGCGCGTGCGTTTTGGGCTCCATTTTCAGCCACGCCGCGGCCGATAGAAGAAGGTGAGCTTGCTTTTAGTTTAGCATTTCTTGGTCGCAGACGAGTTCGAAGGACTTCAGAATTTGGGGTCCGTCTCCTCAGCCGGTTGTTCTCTTCAGGTTGCTAGCAGCAGTCGAAGCGCGTTTTTTGAGGTGAAGGCGGTACTAGGGCCTGGCCGAGCGGAAACGCATTACCCGTTCGCCGCCATTTCCTAAGAACGCAGCGCGTACCGCTACAGCCGCCCGGTTTTCTGTGCTTGGAGAGGTGAAGTGACTCTTAAAACCGTCTCCAGTGTCCTGGATGAGGATTTCGGTCGCCATGTGTACGTGGGGTAGGCATTTGAAAAGCGGGGGAGGGCAAATGCGAAGTCTGGGGGGGTTATGTGGGCTGGGTTCCCAAATTTCTGCCCCATTCAGTGTGGCGACGTTTTTGTCTGCCCGTAGCAACAGAAGGCGAAACTGAGACTACACTCACTTCTAGCATGATGTTGAACGCAGAAGGAGGTGAGGGTTATGTCGTAAAAGTGCGCGGATTGCCTTGGTCCTGCTCCGCAGATGAGGTGCAAAGATTTTTCTCCGGTAAGTTTTCTCTTTCGTTCCGGTTaaactatataataaaacttCCCTTATCCCGCAGCAGCTTGAAATTTCAGGGTGCGAatttatgtggatttttttttttacagatgctGTTGTAAAATGCAAAGTagtattccttttcctttctgttttatattgCATTACGTTGGGTGAAATCTATTTTAGGGAAGTAGTAGAGTGCAATGGTTCTGAGTATACCTCCCATGGTGAGAAAGGAACTCTTGTCTCAGGATTAAAAAAGGCTTATTaaagctttctttaaaataacttttatcAGACATGTTGCTTAAAACTAAGAAAACAGGAATTGCAACTGTTATTGGTGAGAACTATGTAGATTGTATGATCAGTGGGTCATGCCTACTATCTTGTTACTTAGACTCTCCTCTCTACTTTCGATAGTTTCTGTTATGTACACAGCTTGTACTATATACAGTAAGTggtattctttttccttcctattcCAGGATTACttgaaatgatttttaatttttgcttttttttcaaactttatgATTTGGGTAGTAACCTTAAGCATTGTTGAATACATTTGACTTTTGTTAGAGGTCTGCTGGTGCATTTAACTCATTCCACTTTTTCTTAGAATGCAAAATATTAAATGGGTCTTCAGGGGTCCGTTTTATCTAcacaagagaaggaagaccaagTGGAGAAGCATTTGTTGAATTGGAAACAGAAGAAGATGTGAAATTGGCATTGAAGAAAGACAGAGAAACAATGGGACACAGATATGTTGAAGGTTTGGATTAAATTGACATAGTAACCGATCAGTTATATTGGGTGGAATTTAGATGCATGAGTATTTTTTATGTGTATATAAATGTCATCCTGTTCTCCAAATGATTGTCGTGCATTAGCCTTTTTGTGCCAGATTCCAAAATTCATTAATTCTAAGTGCCTCTTGCAGTCTTCAAGTCAAACAACGTTGAAATGGATTGGGTTCTGAAGCATACTGGTCCTAACAGCCCTGATACTGCTAATGATGGTTTTGTACGTCTTAGAGGACTTCCATTTGGTTGTAGCAAGGAAGAAATTGTTCAGTTTTTCTCAGGTATGTGGGGTATAAGTCCTAGCTGTAAGTATGGGTAAAGATTAGAGTTCTAGTGGCTCCGAAATAATGCCAAGCAATATTTAGCAATAAAATAAGCCATGCTTAAAATTGCAATATTGAATGGTTCTTTTAAgtgttaaaaaaagacaaaaacatagcttgaactgtatttaatttgaaatattaaCTAAAACTTAGTTCTTGTCCAACCTTGCACATTTTGAGGGTTGGCAACACTGAAGTAGATCCTGATAGACTGGAGGGAaagttactgttttatttttaccacTCTGCTAAACTAAATGTTCTGTGTGCTTGTTGAATTTGATACGAGTCTCTAGAACATGATAATTAAAAGACATAATTCTAAATTGGCTGAAAGAGTGGATGGAAACGTTTTAATGTCCCAACTTTGGATTTTGTTATATTAATCAAAATGTCATAGGCTATTAAAGAGGTTTTCCAGAACTTTTAATCAGGTGAAGTGTTTAACAAtgtgggaggaggggagaaggatGGGGAAGTGAGAATAAGATAAAAACATCTAAATATTGGTATTAAATTAGTTTTAGGTTTGAGTTGGTGGTCTTAGCTATGTGCTAAAGATAGTTATTTTGCACAGCTGaggattttgaaatattttcttgacTATATAGACTTGTTTACATTTATCTactctaaaataatattttctctgaCATTAAATatcaatacataaaatattttttctatgtttATAAAAAAGGAGTGGTTTCATGTTTTGCAATGTCTTTATAATTGTTCTATAAACTTGAGTTATAAATAGAATGTAGTTCATGTATATATGTAGCAAAAATTAgagtaaaacaaatataaaaataagcttTACATCTGAATGTTTTGAATGTACGCAGTAGTCCAACtaattttaaatgtatatctGAAATATGGTGATGAGATCAACTTGCATTAGCTATAGATTTTATTGAAAAATGTCTATCCTAAAGTTCTTAACTACAAACcttaaatgtttaaatttttgGTTACTTGAAATATGATACAAATCATTGCCATTGtagaactgaaatattttgcataGTTGTCTTTGAAATTACTTAGATGTGTTATGATTTATAGAATTATTCttgctgtattttaattttaattgaaaaattGAATTTGTTTATAGTAAAAATGGCTTATATATTGCTTTTAGCATGTCCTGCATTAATTTGAGAGTGTTGATATTAAAGCTGCAGAAATGTAGCTCTATGCAAGCAGGATGAGTTAACAATCTCATATTTGATGTATTTATATTGACATGTTTCTGTTATAGAGTTATTAGTACGGTATACTGATTCTTAAATATAAAGTGTGGTATATTTTTAAAGCTATAAGAAAATCATGATTGGGCTCGTGATGTTAATATTACCCCCTACTGGGGTTATTTGTCCTTGGGTTGAAGGGTTGGAAATCGTGCCAAATGGGATAACATTGCCggtggacttccaggggaggagTACGGGGGAGGCCTTCGTGCAGTTTGCTTCACAGGAAATAGCTGAAAAGGCTCTAAAGAAACACAAGGAAAGAATAGGGCACAGGTGGGGATGGATGGTTGGTTGGATATGTCGCTCTTCTTATGGTAAACTGTTGTTAAATCCATATTCTCTCTTCTTAAGTGCTCACTTTACAATATATACTTTCATATTCTAACACCTCCTTTGTTTTCATAAATGTTACTTTCTTTTAATTCATGTGCAGACTGGCTGATGTGCTTGTTTTGCTCTTCTCTATATCACATTACCTTAATTCTGATTTAGTTTAAAGTTATTTATGGAAGTTGAGAGATTATGgctttacatttctttaaaagcacCAATTATGCCTCTAGTTCTAAATACACATAGCATTTTATTACCATAAGAAAATGTGATTACTAAACTTGTTCTATACAATGATGTAACATTTTCTTGTGTAATTTTTCACATAAAAGTATTAACTTCCAAAAATGTCACAAAGGGTTTATTCTAAATTTTGTGACTTATTAATCAAAGCATGCATCTTTTGCCTATGCTAATTTGCTATGCAAACGCATAGGGCGGTCTTGTGAGCACATacagctttttggaatgtattgaTGGGTTAAAATTCTGGCGGAGGCTAGCTTTTTAACCCTCCTATATATTGCCATATGAGCAAAACATGGGTCCTGTTGAGTGGACATGTTTCCCTCCAGAGCATATTCTGATTATTTAAAGGCCAAGCTAGTTTGCTCTCCTTAACCCTTAAGGTTGGGATAGCTTAATGAACACATActgaaaattgattttttaaattagccTTGGATAATTCTTACTAAAAACTCTGGCCTAAATTGCCAGTTCCAAggctgtggttttttttaaaaaatgtattgctCTGTGTAATTTAGTGTGCATGTTTCTAAAAACTCAACTAGTTTTATGTGTATAAACCTCCTAGGTACATTGAAATCTTCAAGAGTAGTAGAGCAGAAGTACGCACTCATTATGATCCTCCTCGCAAGTTAATGGCCATGCAGCGGCCTGGTCCTTATGACCGGCCAGGCGTGGGAAGAGGCTATAACAGCCTTGGTAGAGGCAGCGGTTTTGAAAGAATGAGACGTGGTGCTTATGGTGGAGGTAAGCAAGTACAGTTTTTTTACACTTCCAGTTGCCTACAGTGAATGCAG
This window contains:
- the HNRNPH1 gene encoding heterogeneous nuclear ribonucleoprotein H isoform X5 codes for the protein MRISVAMCTWEGETETTLTSSMMLNAEGGEGYVVKVRGLPWSCSADEVQRFFSECKILNGSSGVRFIYTREGRPSGEAFVELETEEDVKLALKKDRETMGHRYVEVFKSNNVEMDWVLKHTGPNSPDTANDGFVRLRGLPFGCSKEEIVQFFSGLEIVPNGITLPVDFQGRSTGEAFVQFASQEIAEKALKKHKERIGHRYIEIFKSSRAEVRTHYDPPRKLMAMQRPGPYDRPGVGRGYNSLGRGSGFERMRRGAYGGGYGGYDDYNGYNDGYGFGSDRFGREWTLLSAGMSDHRYGDGSSTFQSTTGHCVHMRGLPYRATENDIYNFFSPLNPVRVHIEIGPDGRVTGEADVEFATHEDAVAAMSKDKANMQHRYVELFLNSTAGGSGGAYGSQMMGAMVKETEGVVQDWNTNTLAGSQSSYGGPANQQLSGGYGGGYGGQSSMSGYVWQMPSDQDLDPIHMKLVLASHGNQSAMNSSYYSSGNRASMGVNGMAGMSNMSNMSGGWGM
- the HNRNPH1 gene encoding heterogeneous nuclear ribonucleoprotein H isoform X3 produces the protein MRISVAMCTWATEGETETTLTSSMMLNAEGGEGYVVKVRGLPWSCSADEVQRFFSECKILNGSSGVRFIYTREGRPSGEAFVELETEEDVKLALKKDRETMGHRYVEVFKSNNVEMDWVLKHTGPNSPDTANDGFVRLRGLPFGCSKEEIVQFFSGLEIVPNGITLPVDFQGRSTGEAFVQFASQEIAEKALKKHKERIGHRYIEIFKSSRAEVRTHYDPPRKLMAMQRPGPYDRPGVGRGYNSLGRGSGFERMRRGAYGGGYGGYDDYNGYNDGYGFGSDRFGREWTLLSAGMSDHRYGDGSSTFQSTTGHCVHMRGLPYRATENDIYNFFSPLNPVRVHIEIGPDGRVTGEADVEFATHEDAVAAMSKDKANMQHRYVELFLNSTAGGSGGAYGSQMMGAMVKETEGVVQDWNTNTLAGSQSSYGGPANQQLSGGYGGGYGGQSSMSGYVWQMPSDQDLDPIHMKLVLASHGNQSAMNSSYYSSGNRASMGVNGMAGMSNMSNMSGGWGM
- the HNRNPH1 gene encoding heterogeneous nuclear ribonucleoprotein H isoform X7, which produces MDPCHTEETGPEIPGLATEGETETTLTSSMMLNAEGGEGYVVKVRGLPWSCSADEVQRFFSECKILNGSSGVRFIYTREGRPSGEAFVELETEEDVKLALKKDRETMGHRYVEVFKSNNVEMDWVLKHTGPNSPDTANDGFVRLRGLPFGCSKEEIVQFFSGLEIVPNGITLPVDFQGRSTGEAFVQFASQEIAEKALKKHKERIGHRYIEIFKSSRAEVRTHYDPPRKLMAMQRPGPYDRPGVGRGYNSLGRGSGFERMRRGAYGGGYGGYDDYNGYNDGYGFGSDRFGREWTLLSAGMSDHRYGDGSSTFQSTTGHCVHMRGLPYRATENDIYNFFSPLNPVRVHIEIGPDGRVTGEADVEFATHEDAVAAMSKDKANMQHRYVELFLNSTAGGSGGAYGSQMMGAMVKETEGVVQDWNTNTLAGSQSSYGGPANQQLSGGYGGGYGGQSSMSGYGNQSAMNSSYYSSGNRASMGVNGMAGMSNMSNMSGGWGM
- the HNRNPH1 gene encoding heterogeneous nuclear ribonucleoprotein H isoform X8 yields the protein MDPCHTEETGPEIPGLATEGETETTLTSSMMLNAEGGEGYVVKVRGLPWSCSADEVQRFFSECKILNGSSGVRFIYTREGRPSGEAFVELETEEDVKLALKKDRETMGHRYVEVFKSNNVEMDWVLKHTGPNSPDTANDGFVRLRGLPFGCSKEEIVQFFSGLEIVPNGITLPVDFQGRSTGEAFVQFASQEIAEKALKKHKERIGHRYIEIFKSSRAEVRTHYDPPRKLMAMQRPGPYDRPGVGRGYNSLGRGSGFERMRRGAYGGGYGGYDDYNGYNDGYGFGSDRFGRGMSDHRYGDGSSTFQSTTGHCVHMRGLPYRATENDIYNFFSPLNPVRVHIEIGPDGRVTGEADVEFATHEDAVAAMSKDKANMQHRYVELFLNSTAGGSGGAYGSQMMGAMVKETEGVVQDWNTNTLAGSQSSYGGPANQQLSGGYGGGYGGQSSMSGYGNQSAMNSSYYSSGNRASMGVNGMAGMSNMSNMSGGWGM
- the HNRNPH1 gene encoding heterogeneous nuclear ribonucleoprotein H isoform X6; this translates as MRISVAMSTEGETETTLTSSMMLNAEGGEGYVVKVRGLPWSCSADEVQRFFSECKILNGSSGVRFIYTREGRPSGEAFVELETEEDVKLALKKDRETMGHRYVEVFKSNNVEMDWVLKHTGPNSPDTANDGFVRLRGLPFGCSKEEIVQFFSGLEIVPNGITLPVDFQGRSTGEAFVQFASQEIAEKALKKHKERIGHRYIEIFKSSRAEVRTHYDPPRKLMAMQRPGPYDRPGVGRGYNSLGRGSGFERMRRGAYGGGYGGYDDYNGYNDGYGFGSDRFGREWTLLSAGMSDHRYGDGSSTFQSTTGHCVHMRGLPYRATENDIYNFFSPLNPVRVHIEIGPDGRVTGEADVEFATHEDAVAAMSKDKANMQHRYVELFLNSTAGGSGGAYGSQMMGAMVKETEGVVQDWNTNTLAGSQSSYGGPANQQLSGGYGGGYGGQSSMSGYVWQMPSDQDLDPIHMKLVLASHGNQSAMNSSYYSSGNRASMGVNGMAGMSNMSNMSGGWGM